One Streptococcus sp. S1 DNA window includes the following coding sequences:
- a CDS encoding V-type ATP synthase subunit A, with protein MTQGKIIKVSGPLVVASGMQEANVQDICRVGNLGLIGEIIEMRRDEASIQVYEETSGVGPGEPVITTGAPLSVELGPGLISQMFDGIQRPLERFQEVTASDFLVRGVQVPNLDRDTKWAFEPSVAEGTEVVAGDIVGTVQETNMVEHRIMVPFGVSGRVSKIAAGSYTVEEPVYEIKQADGSLFTGTLMQKWPVRRGRPFAQKLIPVEPLITGQRVIDTFFPVTKGGAAAVPGPFGAGKTVVQHQVAKFANVDIVIYVGCGERGNEMTDVLNEFPELIDPTTGQSIMQRTVLIANTSNMPVAAREASIYTGITIAEYFRDMGYSVAIMADSTSRWAEALREMSGRLEEMPGDEGYPAYLGSRIAEYYERAGRVKTLGTTAREGSITAIGAVSPPGGDISEPVTQNTLRIVKVFWGLDAQLAQRRHFPAINWLSSYSLYQDEVGRYIDLHEQISWSEKVTRAMNLLQKESELQEIVRLVGLDSLSEKDRLTMNVAKMIREDYLQQNAFDEVDTYTSFSKQVALLTNILTFDQESQKALELGAYFTEIMEGTVALRDRIARSKFIHEDQLATIQALKEEIVETLHQIVAKGGVDNERD; from the coding sequence ATGACTCAAGGAAAAATTATCAAAGTTTCCGGTCCCTTGGTGGTTGCATCAGGGATGCAGGAGGCCAATGTCCAAGATATTTGCCGGGTTGGCAATCTTGGTTTGATTGGCGAAATTATTGAGATGCGGCGGGATGAAGCCTCTATTCAAGTATATGAAGAAACATCTGGAGTCGGACCAGGAGAACCCGTGATAACAACTGGAGCTCCCCTTTCTGTCGAGTTGGGACCAGGATTGATCTCCCAGATGTTTGACGGGATCCAACGCCCCTTGGAACGTTTCCAAGAAGTCACCGCCAGTGACTTCCTCGTTCGTGGGGTGCAAGTCCCCAATCTCGATCGTGATACCAAATGGGCCTTCGAACCAAGTGTGGCAGAAGGGACAGAGGTGGTTGCTGGAGACATCGTCGGCACCGTTCAAGAGACCAATATGGTGGAACACCGCATCATGGTACCGTTCGGTGTCAGTGGACGTGTGAGCAAGATCGCAGCAGGTTCTTACACAGTTGAAGAGCCGGTTTATGAGATCAAACAGGCAGATGGTAGCCTCTTTACGGGAACCCTGATGCAAAAATGGCCGGTTCGTCGAGGCCGTCCCTTTGCACAAAAACTCATTCCAGTAGAGCCTTTGATCACCGGTCAACGGGTCATCGATACCTTCTTCCCTGTGACAAAAGGTGGAGCTGCAGCTGTTCCTGGTCCTTTCGGAGCTGGAAAAACAGTTGTGCAACACCAGGTGGCCAAGTTTGCCAATGTAGACATTGTAATTTACGTTGGTTGTGGGGAACGTGGAAATGAAATGACGGACGTTCTGAATGAATTTCCAGAATTGATCGATCCAACGACTGGTCAATCCATCATGCAACGGACCGTTCTGATCGCCAACACTTCGAACATGCCAGTAGCGGCGCGGGAAGCTTCCATCTACACAGGGATTACCATTGCCGAATACTTCCGCGATATGGGCTACTCCGTTGCCATCATGGCGGACTCTACTTCTCGTTGGGCAGAAGCTCTCCGTGAAATGTCTGGTCGTCTAGAAGAAATGCCAGGGGATGAAGGCTACCCAGCCTATCTTGGTAGCCGGATCGCCGAATACTACGAGCGTGCAGGTCGGGTCAAGACACTCGGAACCACTGCGCGTGAGGGTTCGATTACTGCCATCGGTGCCGTTTCTCCTCCAGGTGGAGACATTTCAGAGCCGGTAACGCAAAATACCTTGCGGATTGTCAAGGTCTTCTGGGGATTAGATGCTCAATTGGCCCAACGTCGTCACTTCCCAGCCATCAACTGGTTGAGTTCTTATTCGCTTTACCAAGATGAAGTCGGTCGCTATATCGATCTACATGAACAAATCAGCTGGTCTGAAAAAGTGACCCGCGCTATGAACTTGCTTCAAAAGGAAAGTGAATTGCAAGAAATCGTCCGCTTGGTTGGTCTAGATTCCTTGTCTGAAAAAGACCGCTTGACCATGAATGTGGCTAAGATGATCCGTGAAGACTACCTGCAACAAAATGCCTTTGATGAGGTTGATACCTATACCTCTTTCAGCAAGCAGGTGGCCTTGTTGACCAACATTTTGACCTTTGACCAAGAAAGTCAAAAAGCACTAGAATTAGGGGCTTACTTCACAGAAATCATGGAAGGAACCGTGGCTCTTCGGGACCGCATTGCCCGGAGCAAGTTCATCCATGAGGATCAGTTGGCAACTATTCAAGCCCTGAAAGAAGAAATCGTAGAAACCCTACACCAAATCGTCGCAAAAGGAGGAGTAGACAATGAGCGTGATTAA
- a CDS encoding GNAT family N-acetyltransferase yields the protein MRTNEFGQAIGDALPEFTPGRLPAIERIEGRYTVIERLSKEKHGADLYQVYGPESPAAMWTFLFKGPARNEEEWDHLLDDLMTAQGRFYYAIVDKDSGKALGTFSLMRIDQANRVIEVGAVTYSPALQKSRMATEAQYLLARYVFEDLGYRRYEWKCDALNQASRKAAERLGFTYEGCFRQAVVYKGRTRDTDWLSIIDQEWPAIKERFEAWLDPSNFDANGQQKQSLREIAQK from the coding sequence ATGAGAACAAATGAATTTGGCCAAGCGATTGGGGATGCACTGCCGGAGTTTACACCGGGGCGTCTGCCAGCTATTGAGCGGATCGAAGGTCGCTATACCGTAATTGAGCGCCTGTCAAAAGAAAAACACGGGGCGGATCTTTATCAGGTCTACGGGCCGGAATCTCCAGCAGCTATGTGGACCTTTCTGTTCAAAGGTCCTGCCCGCAATGAAGAGGAGTGGGACCACTTATTGGATGATCTCATGACAGCCCAAGGTCGCTTTTACTATGCGATTGTAGACAAAGATTCAGGCAAGGCTTTGGGGACATTCTCTCTCATGCGGATCGATCAAGCCAACCGGGTGATCGAAGTCGGAGCAGTGACCTACTCACCAGCGCTCCAAAAGTCTCGCATGGCTACAGAAGCCCAGTATCTGTTAGCGCGCTACGTGTTTGAAGATTTAGGCTACCGCCGCTATGAGTGGAAATGCGATGCCTTAAACCAAGCATCTCGCAAAGCAGCGGAGCGCTTAGGGTTCACCTATGAAGGCTGTTTCCGTCAGGCTGTTGTTTATAAGGGGCGAACCCGCGATACAGACTGGCTGTCTATCATTGATCAAGAATGGCCAGCAATCAAAGAGCGTTTCGAAGCTTGGTTGGATCCAAGCAACTTCGATGCCAATGGTCAACAAAAGCAATCTCTAAGAGAGATAGCGCAAAAGTAA
- a CDS encoding V-type ATP synthase subunit F, producing the protein MDKQTYKIAVVGNRDAILPFRLIGFQTYPITEPQEAINTLRRLSRENFGIIYLTEDIAQAIPETVAFYDQQLTPALILIPTHRGATGLGQQRIRDNVEKAVGQDIL; encoded by the coding sequence ATGGACAAACAGACCTATAAGATCGCCGTTGTGGGCAATCGGGACGCCATCCTTCCTTTTCGCCTGATTGGCTTTCAAACCTATCCGATCACAGAGCCGCAAGAAGCGATCAATACCTTGCGAAGACTCAGTCGGGAAAACTTCGGGATTATCTACCTGACAGAGGATATTGCTCAAGCCATTCCAGAAACAGTGGCTTTTTACGACCAGCAGCTGACACCAGCCTTGATTCTTATCCCGACCCATAGAGGGGCTACAGGACTGGGCCAACAGCGGATTCGTGATAATGTCGAAAAAGCAGTAGGACAGGATATTTTATGA
- a CDS encoding V-type ATPase subunit, whose product MSERTYSQVNTGISVREASFVSPSQFEQLLASPSSESREGLLQGTPYALDSHEIKDLAALEERLMAALLAEYQWAFEVTPQSDLVSLFTLKYTYHNLKVYLKNKATERKLGHLLIPIGPYSLDVLEHLVATFSAEHCPAFMAEEVAATWQEFQDYQDLRVLEIGMDLAYFKHLRYLGDSLDHPILKQLVDVTIDFYNAITVKRALDQQKPHSFMHQLLSDEGSLSAHQVIDLLESGQWLTWFYQVNPLEYDLALETYEEKMRTGQLKTTELEYLESLVKFSLLDAGRFEVDGPLPLVRYLYGKELEVTNLRLVLSGLDNGFPLAEIKERMRPIYGQTDL is encoded by the coding sequence ATGAGCGAACGGACCTATTCTCAAGTTAATACAGGAATCAGCGTACGTGAGGCTAGTTTTGTCAGTCCCAGTCAGTTCGAGCAGTTGCTTGCAAGTCCCTCCAGTGAGAGCCGAGAAGGCTTGCTACAAGGGACACCTTATGCTTTAGACAGCCACGAGATCAAGGATTTAGCAGCCCTTGAAGAGCGCCTGATGGCAGCCTTGTTGGCGGAATACCAATGGGCTTTTGAGGTAACCCCTCAGTCGGATTTAGTTAGCCTCTTCACCTTGAAATACACTTATCACAATCTCAAGGTATATCTGAAAAACAAGGCGACAGAGCGCAAGTTGGGGCATTTATTGATCCCCATCGGTCCTTATTCTCTTGATGTGCTCGAGCATTTGGTTGCGACCTTTTCTGCGGAGCATTGTCCGGCCTTTATGGCGGAAGAAGTGGCTGCAACTTGGCAGGAATTCCAAGACTATCAGGATTTGCGGGTCCTCGAAATCGGGATGGACTTAGCTTATTTTAAACACCTGAGATACTTAGGAGACAGCCTAGATCATCCAATTCTCAAGCAGCTGGTAGACGTGACCATTGACTTTTACAATGCAATTACGGTCAAACGGGCCTTGGATCAGCAAAAACCGCATAGTTTTATGCACCAATTGCTCTCGGATGAAGGAAGCCTCAGTGCCCATCAGGTGATCGACCTGCTAGAATCGGGTCAGTGGTTGACCTGGTTTTATCAAGTCAATCCGCTGGAGTACGATCTCGCCTTAGAGACTTATGAAGAAAAGATGCGCACCGGTCAACTCAAGACAACAGAGTTGGAGTATTTAGAAAGTTTGGTGAAATTCAGTCTTCTAGACGCTGGCCGTTTTGAAGTCGATGGACCACTCCCTCTTGTTCGTTATCTTTACGGAAAAGAGTTAGAGGTGACCAATCTTCGTTTGGTCCTCTCTGGTTTGGATAATGGTTTTCCGCTAGCAGAAATCAAAGAAAGGATGAGACCGATTTATGGACAAACAGACCTATAA
- a CDS encoding V-type ATP synthase subunit K, with amino-acid sequence MESLASYFSAHGGAFFAAFGVAIAVALSGMGSALGVGKTGQAAAALLKEQPEKFAQALILQLLPGTQGLYGFVIGILIWLQIKPDMPLETGVAYFFTALPVAIVGYFSAKHQGNVATAGMQILAKRPEDMMKGVILAAMVETYAILAFVVSFLLTLRVG; translated from the coding sequence ATGGAATCTTTAGCATCATATTTTTCAGCCCATGGGGGCGCCTTCTTTGCAGCATTTGGTGTGGCGATCGCCGTTGCACTTAGTGGAATGGGATCTGCCCTTGGGGTTGGTAAAACGGGTCAAGCAGCAGCAGCACTCTTGAAAGAACAACCTGAAAAATTTGCCCAAGCCTTGATTTTGCAATTGTTGCCAGGTACACAAGGTTTGTACGGTTTCGTTATCGGGATCTTGATCTGGTTGCAAATTAAGCCAGATATGCCACTTGAAACAGGAGTTGCTTACTTCTTTACAGCTCTTCCAGTTGCGATCGTTGGTTATTTCTCAGCAAAACACCAAGGAAATGTTGCGACAGCAGGGATGCAAATCTTGGCAAAACGTCCAGAAGACATGATGAAAGGGGTTATCCTTGCGGCCATGGTTGAAACCTATGCCATCTTGGCCTTCGTTGTGTCCTTCCTATTGACTCTACGCGTCGGCTAA